The Nostoc sp. 'Peltigera membranacea cyanobiont' N6 genome contains the following window.
CTTATCAGTTATAAATAAATTTAAGATAGAGACCAAATATTCTCATTTAGATGCCACATCATTTCATCTACATGGAGAATACACAAGGGAAAAAGAACAAGAGAAAGAAGCAGAAATAATCAAAGAAAAACCAATAATTATCACTAAAGGATATTCTCGCGATCATAGACCAGATTTAAAGCAATGCGTTTTAGATTTAATAACAAGTAGTGATGGAGACATCCCATTACTAATGAGAGTTGGAGATGGGAACGAAGCAGATAAAGCAGTTTTTGGAAAAATCTTAGTAGAATTTAAAAAGCAAATAAATTTTGAGAGTATCATGGTCTGTGATAGTGCATTATATAGTCAAGAAAATATCAAATTAATCGAACATTTAAAATGGATAACTAGAGTCCCAATGACGATAAAAAGAGCGAAGGAATTAGTTCAGTCGGTAGAGATAGAAGAGATAGATTCCGAAGAAATAGAGAAGAGAAGAATCCTAAATTTAGACGGATATAAGTGGAAAGAAGAAATAGTAAATTATGGTGGTATCAAACAAATCTGGCTAATAGTAGAAAGTCAAAAAAGACAAAAAAGTGATTTAGAAAAGCTAGAGAAAAATCTCAAAGCAGAAAAAAATAAAGTGGAAAAACTGCTCAACCAATTAAAAAAAGAAGATTTTCAAAATCCCGACCAAGCTCGATACAAACTAAAAAGCATAAACAAAAAACTAAAGTTCTTTGAAATTCAAGAAGCTAAACTTATTGACAAGACATCGAAAAATAAGACTATTTATAAAATCGAGGGAGTGGATCATCAAAAACTAGAAGAGATAGCAATGATAAAAAAAGAAGCTGGAAGATTTATTTTAGCAACTAATTTAGTTGAAGATGAGAAATTAAAGTCATCAGAAATTATTACAAATTATAAAAATCAACAGTCTTGCGAAAGAGGATTTAGATTTCTGAAAAATCCTTTATTTTTCACTGATAGTTTCTTTGTAGAAAATCCTGAAAGAATCGAGACGATGTTATTTTTAATGTCTTTGTGCTTATTAGTTTATAATCTCGGTCAGAGGGAACTAAGAAATAGTTTAAAAAGAGCCAATATCGGAGTTAAAAATCAACTAGGTAAATTAACGAAGTGCCCCACATTAAAATGGATATTTCAATGCTTTCAAGGGATTCACATTTTGACTTTGAATGGAGTTAATCAAATTGTTAATCTAACCCAAGAACGCAATTTTATTTTGAATTTTCTCCCAGTGTCTTGTCAAAAATACTATCTAATCTCTTAATCTAAACAACAACACAGTAAAGTGACAACTTATTAATATTCAAAGGGAAAATAATCGTTCCTATAATTTTTGTTGCTTAGATAAACTACTTGATGTAGAAAATATTTTATATTTGATTTTTTTTTTCAAAATCAGATTCGTTGAGTATTATTTTCTTAATTATTCTAATTTTTTGCGTTTTCATTAACTGTAATTAATTTGTACTTCAAATTGAAGTGCGGAATGTGGGTTATAAGTATACTAAACGCAAACAACCGCCAGAATTAGCTGCAAAAATTTGCGATACTTTAGAACTATCCTGCCTATTCCTTGTTGGGCAACCGCAACACAAGCTCAACAAGCTTTACCGTAAAGAGTTAGGACTAAATGATCCATTAGAAGATGCTAGGGAAAGTTACGCGATCTACAAAAAGATATGCGAATCTCACTCCTCTTTGCCTCTTATTGTACGGTACTGGGCGTGGGAATTACTTCCTGATGGCTATCCCTGCAATCTTATTCCCCGACTTTCATACGTAGAAGAAATAACGTGGGAAAAGCTCCAGAAGCGCCAGCCGATGTTGGATATTCCAGGTTTACAAAGCTATCTTAACGGATTGCCAAGGCACAACATCAAAAATTTAGGAGCAATAGTTTTTCTAAATTGGTTATACCAGTTTAATGAGTCAGAGGTTCGCCGTCCAAATTGGTTAGAGTGTAAATTCCCAAGCTTTGGTGAAGCTGAAAAGAATGCATTTCCACTTCCATTGGATGAAGTTAAACTTTCAAAGGAACTAAAACAGTTCTTTGGCTTTGAAACATTTAAAACACATCAACTAGAAATTGTCCAAGCACTGCTAAAAGGGAAGACAGTTCCTTTAGGTATCTTGCCCACTGGAGGAGGTAAAAGCATAATTTTCCAACTTCCAGCCCTTATCCTTTCCAAATATTATCGAGGTTTGTCTATCATTGTTTCTCCCCTTCAAGCATTGATGGCAGATCAAGTACAAAATTTGAAAGAGAAACTGAAAAATCAACAACTATCTGAGTATGCTGAACGGGTAGAACTACTTACAGGAGCACAGTGCCTTGAAGAACAACGCCGTATTATTGAAGCCCTTTGGAATGGACAAGTAGATATTCTCTACTTATCTCCTGAACGATTGCGGCAACCAACAATTCAACGTATTCTTAAACATCGTCTTCCTCATCTGTGGGTACTTGATGAGGCTCACACTTTGTCTCAGTGGGGATATGATTTTCGACCAGACTTTTTACGAATTGCCGAAAGTCTTCAGAAATTTTACAAAAATGGACAGAATACTTCTATTCGTTGGGGTTTTGTTACTGCTACCGCAACACTCAAAGTTATTGAAGACCTGGAAGAAGCTGTAAAAAAACTTGACGGATTATGCTCAGGTTCTTTAGAGCGTTTGCCACTTGATGGAAAATCTTTTCAATGGCGTGACGAAATCAAAACTCATATAGAAATTGTGGAAATACCTAAGTCACTTGATGATATCCCAGACTCAGAGCGACTTGAGAAGACCAAAGAATATCTAAAAAAACAGCAAAAAGAATATATAGAAAAATATCCTAATTTGGGTTTGGGTGTTGCTATTGTTTATGTTCCTACTCGCCGTATGGCAGAAAAATATGCAGAGCATCTTAATCAAGCTGACTTTAAAACAACCTATTTTCACTCCCGCATTTCTAACAAACAGCAAGTCTTGGAAGATTTTAAAGCCGGAAAAATAGAAGTAGTAGTCGCAACTAACGCTTTTGGTATGGGTATTGACAGAGAAGGTATCCATACTGTTATTCATGTTGCACCACCTGCTACCCCAGAAGCTTACGTACAAGAAATTGGTCGGCTTGCCCGTAACCAGGGGGAACGAGGTTCAGCTTATCTATTTTGGCATCAAGATGATTTTAACTGGATATTTGAGCAACAAGGGCGATCGCAAATTAGTTTTCAGGCTCTCAAAAGTTGCTGGGATTTAATTCGACCCCGACTAAAAACTCAAGATGCTTGGATAAGTACTTTGGATTTAGCGAAACCTTTATCTTTAGAAGAGCCAGAAGATTTAGAAATATTAGAGACTCAAGCACGGGTTGCTATCTTCTATTTGGAAAAAGCTGGATTGATACGGGAAGGAGAATCTTGTCCTTGCTACCTGAATATTTACTTGAAACGGGAACTTAACTTAGAAGAAATTGGTAAATTAAACAGTGATGCTAATAAATTAGCTTTGTTCTTATTTGATATTGGTTTTAGAAGAACTCAAAGTAGTATTAAACTAGATGTACGCGAGGTATCTT
Protein-coding sequences here:
- a CDS encoding IS1634 family transposase is translated as MDYQKKEIGIKNLDHLGIVAGLIDEIGIVETINSKLGIDGREKISSGTVVKAILINGLGFVSRPLYLFSQFFEDKGIENLLGCGVKSDYINDDKIGRVMDELYKYGLNSLFIEIVLSVINKFKIETKYSHLDATSFHLHGEYTREKEQEKEAEIIKEKPIIITKGYSRDHRPDLKQCVLDLITSSDGDIPLLMRVGDGNEADKAVFGKILVEFKKQINFESIMVCDSALYSQENIKLIEHLKWITRVPMTIKRAKELVQSVEIEEIDSEEIEKRRILNLDGYKWKEEIVNYGGIKQIWLIVESQKRQKSDLEKLEKNLKAEKNKVEKLLNQLKKEDFQNPDQARYKLKSINKKLKFFEIQEAKLIDKTSKNKTIYKIEGVDHQKLEEIAMIKKEAGRFILATNLVEDEKLKSSEIITNYKNQQSCERGFRFLKNPLFFTDSFFVENPERIETMLFLMSLCLLVYNLGQRELRNSLKRANIGVKNQLGKLTKCPTLKWIFQCFQGIHILTLNGVNQIVNLTQERNFILNFLPVSCQKYYLIS